The Xenopus tropicalis strain Nigerian chromosome 2, UCB_Xtro_10.0, whole genome shotgun sequence genome window below encodes:
- the acat1 gene encoding acetyl-CoA acetyltransferase, mitochondrial precursor codes for MAFCGPRTAARLSHSTRALHYTHRGHVSQRTLNEVVIASAARTPIGSFQGSLSSLPATKLGSIAIKAAVERAGIPGDEVKEVYMGNVLQAGQGQAPSRQATLGAGLAISTPTTTINKVCASGMKSIMLAAQSLMCGHQQVMVAGGMESMSNVPYCMSRGATPYGGVKLEDIIVKDGLTDVYNKFHMGNCAENTAKKLSISREEQDSFAINSYTRSKAAWDSGLIANEIVSVTISQKGRPDIIVQEDEEYKRVDFSKFSKLKTVFQKDNGTVTAANASTLNDGAAALVLMTAGAASRLNVTPLARIVAFADAAVDPIDFPIAPAYAVPKLLSEAGLKKEDIAMWEINEAFSVVVLANVKMLDIDPARVNVNGGAVSLGHPIGMSGARIVGHMAHVLKKGQFGIAGICNGGGGASAVLIEKL; via the exons ATGGCTTTCTGCGGCCCTCGTACAGCTGCTCGCCTCTCACACTCCACTCGG GCATTGcactacacacacaggggccatgTCTCCCAGCGTACCTTAAAT GAGGTGGTGATTGCAAGTGCAGCTAGAACCCCAATTGGATCTTTTCAAGGGTCTCTGTCATCACTCCCAGCAACTAAGCTTGGTTCCATTGCCATTAAAGCTGCGGTTGAGAGAGCAG GTATTCCAGGCGATGAGGTGAAGGAGGTTTACATGGGCAATGTTCTCCAAGCTGGCCAGGGGCAAGCACCCTCCCGGCAGGCTACACTCGGGGCAG GCCTGGCTATCTCCACTCCCACAACCACCATCAACAAAGTGTGTGCGTCAGGGATGAAATCCATCATGCTGGCTGCGCAGAGTCTCATGTGTGGCCATCAG CAAGTGATGGTTGCCGGCGGGATGGAGAGCATGTCCAACGTTCCTTATTGCATGAGCAGAGGCGCCACGCCGTACGGAGGAGTGAAACTGGAAGATATTATAGTAAAAGATGGCCTCACCGATGTCTATAACAAATTCCATATG GGGAATTGTGCAGAAAACACAGCCAAGAAGCTCAGTATTAGCCGAGAAGAACAAGACAGCTTTGCCATTAACTCCTACACTCGAAGCAAGGCAGCGTGGGACTCTGGTTTAATAGCCAATGAAATTGTATCAGTTACCATTTCACAAAAAG GAAGACCCGATATCATTGTCCAAGAAGATGAAGAGTACAAGCGCGTTGACTTCAGTAAATTCTCTAAACTTAAGACTGTCTTCCAGAAGGACAACG GTACCGTGACCGCTGCCAACGCGAGCACATTGAATGATGGAGCCGCCGCTTTGGTCCTTATGACTGCGGGAGCCGCCAGCAGGCTCAATGTTACACCTCTCGCAAGAATCGTAG CATTTGCTGACGCTGCTGTAGATCCCATTGATTTTCCCATAGCACCTGCCTATGCTGTTCCTAAG cTCTTGAGTGAAGCCGGGCTGAAAAAAGAAGACATTGCAATGTGGGAAATAAATGAGGCCTTTAGTGTGGTGGTGTTGGCTAATGTCAAAATGTTGGACATTGATCCTGCCAGAGTCAACGTGAATGGTGGGGCAGTGTCCCTGGGACACCCCATAGG GATGTCGGGCGCTAGGATTGTTGGCCACATGGCTCACGTGCTGAAGAAAGGCCAGTTTGGCATCGCTGGAATCTGCAATGGTGGGGGAGGCGCGTCTGCAGTTCTGATTGAGAAGCTGTAG